One genomic window of Phoenix dactylifera cultivar Barhee BC4 chromosome 6, palm_55x_up_171113_PBpolish2nd_filt_p, whole genome shotgun sequence includes the following:
- the LOC103705279 gene encoding LOW QUALITY PROTEIN: peroxidase 50 (The sequence of the model RefSeq protein was modified relative to this genomic sequence to represent the inferred CDS: inserted 1 base in 1 codon), translating into MGNLRMALIVLTLALCQFSQPGAAQLRKNYYAKSCPNVENIVRKVVEKKFKQTFVTVPAVLRLFFHDCFVNGCDASVIVASTANNTAEKDHPDNLSLAGDGFDTVIKAKAAVDAVPPCRNNVSCADILAIAARDVVALSGGPSYEVELGRLDGLSSTAASVNGNLPQPVFNLDQLTAMFAKNGLSLKDMVALSAAHTLGFSHCEXKRIYSFSPQSSVDPTLNEGYAAQLQSMCPKGVDPRIAINMDPVTPRTFDNQYYKNLQHGKGLFTSDQVLFTDPRSKPIVNFWAQSPSSFQRGFVSAITKLGRVGVKTGSNGNIRHDCAIFN; encoded by the exons ATGGGAAACCTTAGGATGGCACTCATAGTGCTCACACTAGCCCTATGCCAATTTTCACAACCAGGAGCCGCCCAACTCCGGAAGAACTACTACGCCAAGAGCTGTCCCAACGTCGAGAACATCGTGAGGAAAGTCGTAGAGAAAAAATTCAAGCAGACGTTTGTCACTGTGCCTGCCGTTCTCCGCCTCTTCTTCCACGACTGCTTCGTTAAC GGCTGCGACGCATCAGTGATCGTAGCATCCACAGCTAACAACACGGCCGAGAAGGACCACCCGGACAACTTGTCGCTCGCCGGGGACGGGTTTGACACCGTGATCAAGGCCAAGGCAGCTGTCGATGCTGTGCCACCGTGCCGGAACAACGTGTCGTGCGCCGACATTCTCGCCAtcgctgcaagagatgtcgtAGCACTG TCTGGTGGACCATCATACGAGGTGGAGCTCGGGAGGCTGGACGGCCTAAGCTCGACGGCGGCGAGCGTGAACGGGAATTTGCCACAGCCAGTGTTCAATCTGGATCAGCTCACGGCTATGTTTGCAAAGAATGGCCTTTCTCTGAAGGACATGGTGGCTCTCTCAG CGGCACACACATTGGGATTCTCGCACTGCG CCAAACGTATATACAGCTTCAGCCCACAAAGTTCAGTTGATCCAACTCTGAACGAGGGCTATGCGGCCCAGCTCCAGTCCATGTGCCCCAAGGGTGTAGACCCAAGAATAGCCATCAACATGGATCCTGTCACACCTCGAACCTTTGATAACCAGTACTACAAGAATCTCCAGCATGGCAAGGGCCTCTTTACTTCAGACCAGGTCCTCTTTACCGACCCCCGGTCCAAGCCCATTGTCAACTTCTGGGCTCAGAGCCCATCATCTTTCCAACGGGGCTTCGTCTCTGCCATCACCAAGCTGGGCCGGGTCGGGGTTAAGACCGGATCCAATGGCAACATTCGCCATGACTGTGCCATCTTCAACTAA